DNA from Geobacter sulfurreducens PCA:
TCAGCAACCGGACAGCACTCGAAAGCCGGGTTTCCCCTGCTGGCCGCGTGTATGTAACCGGTGACTATGCTCGAACTCTCGAATTGCATGGGACAAAATTCGTTCAGGTTAAAGGGTCTCCACCGGTAGAAGGTGATACCCCATTGTTAGGCATTTTCATGGCATCGCGTGCACGCGCCTTGCTGGAAAACCTGACGCCCTCCAGGGAGCGAAGCGGCGGTGAACTGAAGAACCTCCCCAGGGAAATGATCGAACGTCGGCTTGCCGAATTGTTGAACGTCGAGAAGGAGGACTCTGTCAACCGACTGCGAGACCAGGCCCGCCAGATTGCTCCGCTGTTGGGGCTGGAGAAGGAGTTCGACGAACTGGACGACCTTATCGGGACGTTATTGAGAACCCGCAAGGCAACTCTTGCTGATCCGGTAGCCAAGGCGCATCAGTTGGGTACACCGTATGATCCCCATGCGTTGGAGAGGGTTGAAACGCTCTGGTCAGTCCTTGCGTCGATGCCACATAACTATCGGCCTACAAACGCCGGAACCGGAACCCCATTTTATACCGTTTCCTTCTTTGATGCGTACTTTTCAAATTATATTGAGGGTACTCGGTTCAAGGTCGATGAGGCAAAGGAAATTGTCGACTCGGGAGTGATCCCTGCAATACGTCCGGCAGATGGCCATGACATTCTTGGAACCTATCGAGTCGTCAGCAGCTTGGAGAATATGAGGAGAACGCCCAAGAATCCTGATGAGTTTATCGAGCTGCTGCAATCAAGACATGCTGACATCATGGTGGGGAGACCGGACAAGCGACCGGGTGAATTCAAGGAAGAAGTGAATTATGCTGGCGCCACGCGTTTTGTTGACCCGGATCTGGTAAGAGGAACTTTGTCTCAAGGTTTCAGCTTGTATAAGTCACTTGAACACCCTTTCGCTAGGGCACTGTTGATTATGTTTCTCGTTGCTGAAGTACACCCGTTTGACGATGGCAATGGCAGGGCAGCGCGGGCAATGATGAATTCCGAGTTGATTACCGCAGAAGAAACACGCATCATCATTCCCTCGGTTTTCAGGAATGAGTATGTGGCTTCGCTCAAGAGGATGACCAATCACTTGCAACCTGAGTCATTCATCAGCGTGATGTCGTTTGCTCAGGAGTTTGTATCCAGGATTTCATTCGACAGTTATGCCTCAGCACGGGTACAAATGGAAGGGTGCAATGCCTTCGATGATCCGGCAGATGACAAGAGATTGCTTCAACCGAGCATTTCCTGAATCCAAAGAAACAGACAAGAATATTTCTTAGATAACCGTGACATAGAAATTTATGTTTATTAGCAATATGTTACGCAGATTACGGATGCAAAAACGGATGCTATGAACTTCCTGCAGGGATGACAGACTATATTTTGAGTATTACGCAGTTGCTTGGCCTGTGAATTCAATACAATTTTACGTAAATGTTGCACCTTGTTTCACTGGGTTATATGGTGATTCACGTTCGTTCAATTACAAACGGATGCAAAAACAGATGCAAAGCGGTCATTGACAAAAAAGAAGGGGCTAGACACACTGTCTAACCCCTTGTTTTTATTGGAGCGGGAAACGGGATTCGAACCCGCGACCTTCAGCTTGGGAAGCTGACACTCTACCACTGAGTTATTCCCGCTCGATAGAGAGGTATGTATTTAGCGCAGGGGCTCGGGAGTTGTCAACTGTTTTTTGGCCAGATAGCGCTGTGCCTCGGCGCGGGTGCGTACTTCGCCGGTGCTCTGGGCTGCGCGGAGCAGTTCAATGGCTTCCCCCACCTGTCTGCCCGGAGGCAAGCCGAGAAGGATCATGATGTCGTCGCCGGTGAGGAGGAGCCGTCCGCCGCGGGGGATGTGCTGGCGTGTCAGGTAGGCGGCAAGGTGGCGGCATCTGTCCTCAGGCAGAATGCCTTCCGCCAAGGGAAGGATGAGCTGTTCGCAACCGGCCGGTTCGCGGTGGCAGAAGAGAGTAAAGAGGGCGTGCGGGTCCGGCGCGGCGGCAGGGGCAGGCCAGGTAAGGCGGGCCGAGGAGCAGAGGAGTTCCAGAAGCCGGGTGGCGGCCTTGCCGAGCATGAGCCGTTGCGATGCGATGCCTGCAGGTATGCCCGCGCCGTTCAGGAATGCGGCGAGTTTCGCCAGGGCGCGGATGGTGATGCCGGGCTGGACCTCCTGCCGTAGCCGTGCCCGAACCGGCTCCGCCTCGGTGCCGAAGGCCGAGAGATCGCGGCAGAGGGACTCGACCCGGTCAAGGGCGCCGGCGGCGGTATCGGCGGGAAGGTCGTCGGCCCCGAAGATGGCGCCCGTCACGCCGGCACAGGACATCTTAAGGACATAGGGAACTGCGTGCGGCAGATCGAGCATCCGGAAGAGTTCGTCCCTAATCCGCTCTCCGGCCACGGTGGCCAGGAGCGGTGCATGATCGGGGATAAGCGCCAGGGTTGCGGCGTGGATCTCGAAGTCGAGATGGGCGGCAAAACGGTAGGCACGCACGATCCTGAGCGGATCGGCGGCAAAGGCCCCGGCAGAGCAGGCACGGATGACGCGCTGCGCCAAGTCGGCGGCTCCGCCCAGCGGGTCCAGCAGGTCGTCCGAACCACAGGACACGGCAAGGGCGTTGATGGTGAAGTCCCGCAGGGCGAGGTCGGCAGCGATGGTTCCGCCCTGGAGGGGAGCGAAGTCGCAGCTGGCGCCCTCCCCTTTCAGTACAACGCGGGCATGGCCCCGCTCTTCGTCGAGCGGGAAGAAGCTGCCGCCGATCCGGGCGGCAACGGCCCGGGGCAGGTCTTCCCCGCCGGGGCCGACCACGATGTCGATGTCATTGGATGGCCTCGCCAGCAGGGCATCGCGGACGCACCCACCCACAAACCACGCACCGAAGCCTCCGTGACGGGCAAGGGATGCAATAAGGGAGGGCAATGGCGCGGAAATGAACGAAAGGAGGCGGTGGTCCATGATTCGAGCTTACCGCCCGACCGGGGCGGAGGCAACAAAAAAGCCCGCGCAAGGCGGGCTTTCACGTAGCGAATGTGCGGAGTCCGTCAGGCGGTGACCCCGTTGCGCATGCTGATGAGCATCTTTTCCGCCACATCCCGGGCGCTGACATTGTACTCGCCCGCTGCGATCTGCTTTTTAAGTTCTTCCACCTTTTCGACCCTGACGTCGGGCATGGTACGCAGGGTAGCATTGGCCTTGACGAGCCGTTCCGCATTACGGGAAAGGTCGACCGTATCGGTCGCCTGACCGCCGGCGGCGCCCGTTTTGCGCGCATCGGCACCCGAAGCTGCCTGGGACGTCTCGCCCTTGACTTGGTTAACGGTCGTTACAGGGGGATTGGTATCAATTTTCATGGCGCACATGCCTCCCTCGCCTCCATTCATGCTTTTGATTACTATATCGGCATGCCTCCAAAAAATCTTTAGAAAAAAATGACACGGCCCAAAAATTTTTTTCCCGAAAATGCCATTTTTGCGTCAATTCGCCGACACATCTTGATCCCCGTAGCCGGTGAGCTCAACATAACCTGACCCGGCAATCCCTTTACCGGTGTTGCTTCGCACCTCCACGGCACCTTCCCAGTAGCGGACGGTGGTGAACAGTTCCTGATCCGGCAGGCGCGGCACAATGTCCAGATCAATCCCCTCGGCAGGGATGCGCAGGCGCCAGCGCGAGGGGTAGCGGGCTCCACCCGCAGGGCTGGCCCACCAGGACAGGGTTTCGAGTGTTGCGGCAGCGGCCGCCAGGTGCCGGTAGGAGCCGTCGGCGGCCACAATGGTGCCGGCGCTGGCCGGGTCGGTGGTCCCGTCCCGACGCCGGAGTCGATAGTACATGAGATCGCGGCCGTCGTTCAGGTGGAGGGCTAACCAGTCCCAGCCGGCCTGGTCCGGGGCGAGGGCAC
Protein-coding regions in this window:
- a CDS encoding Fic family protein — translated: MGIPMALNLKKLPILFLSDSTTSVAISREAKAGRIRKIGPRLYTSNTSDDPAYIIRQNWLQALTLLFPGCVVSNRTALESRVSPAGRVYVTGDYARTLELHGTKFVQVKGSPPVEGDTPLLGIFMASRARALLENLTPSRERSGGELKNLPREMIERRLAELLNVEKEDSVNRLRDQARQIAPLLGLEKEFDELDDLIGTLLRTRKATLADPVAKAHQLGTPYDPHALERVETLWSVLASMPHNYRPTNAGTGTPFYTVSFFDAYFSNYIEGTRFKVDEAKEIVDSGVIPAIRPADGHDILGTYRVVSSLENMRRTPKNPDEFIELLQSRHADIMVGRPDKRPGEFKEEVNYAGATRFVDPDLVRGTLSQGFSLYKSLEHPFARALLIMFLVAEVHPFDDGNGRAARAMMNSELITAEETRIIIPSVFRNEYVASLKRMTNHLQPESFISVMSFAQEFVSRISFDSYASARVQMEGCNAFDDPADDKRLLQPSIS
- a CDS encoding CCA tRNA nucleotidyltransferase, encoding MDHRLLSFISAPLPSLIASLARHGGFGAWFVGGCVRDALLARPSNDIDIVVGPGGEDLPRAVAARIGGSFFPLDEERGHARVVLKGEGASCDFAPLQGGTIAADLALRDFTINALAVSCGSDDLLDPLGGAADLAQRVIRACSAGAFAADPLRIVRAYRFAAHLDFEIHAATLALIPDHAPLLATVAGERIRDELFRMLDLPHAVPYVLKMSCAGVTGAIFGADDLPADTAAGALDRVESLCRDLSAFGTEAEPVRARLRQEVQPGITIRALAKLAAFLNGAGIPAGIASQRLMLGKAATRLLELLCSSARLTWPAPAAAPDPHALFTLFCHREPAGCEQLILPLAEGILPEDRCRHLAAYLTRQHIPRGGRLLLTGDDIMILLGLPPGRQVGEAIELLRAAQSTGEVRTRAEAQRYLAKKQLTTPEPLR
- the flgM gene encoding flagellar biosynthesis anti-sigma factor FlgM — translated: MKIDTNPPVTTVNQVKGETSQAASGADARKTGAAGGQATDTVDLSRNAERLVKANATLRTMPDVRVEKVEELKKQIAAGEYNVSARDVAEKMLISMRNGVTA